The following proteins are encoded in a genomic region of Ovis canadensis isolate MfBH-ARS-UI-01 breed Bighorn chromosome 16, ARS-UI_OviCan_v2, whole genome shotgun sequence:
- the TMEM174 gene encoding transmembrane protein 174, which yields MRRMEQGCSRLEDFPLNVFSVTPYTPSTADIQVSDDDKAGATLLFSGIFLGLVGVTFTIMGWIKYQGVSHFEWTQLLGPILLSVGVTFILIAVCKFKMLSCQWCKESEERLPDPEQTVGGQSFVFTGINQPITFHGATVVQYIPPPYGSQEPMGMNTTYLQPCGPCGLILPGGVAATVPSPPQYYTIYPPENAAFVDDQDYPSFVDAADGRSSSDAEQLEETPLGDEDSACFSPPPYEEICSPSH from the exons ATGAGGAGAATGGAGCAGGGCTGCAGCCGCCTGGAGGACTTCCCTCTCAACGTGTTCTCGGTCACTCCGTACACTCCCAGCACCGCCGACATCCAGGTGTCAGACGACGACAAGGCAGGGGCCACCTTGCTCTTCTCGGGCATCTTCCTGGGACTGGTGGGGGTCACATTCACCATCATGGGCTGGATCAAATACCAAGGGGTCTCCCACTTCGAATGGACCCAGCTCCTCGGGCCCATCCTGCTGTCGGTGGGGGTGACGTTCATCCTGATTGCCGTGTGCAAGTTCAAAATGCTGTCCTGCCAGTGGTGCAAAGAAAGTGAGGAGAGGCTCCCGGATCCGGAGCAGACGGTGGGAGGACAATCCTTTGTGTTCACTGGTATCAACCAACCCATCACCTTCCATGGTGCCACTGTGGTACAGTATATCCCTCCTCCTTATGGCTCTCAAGAGCCTATGGGGATGAACACCACCTACCTGCAGCCATGTGGCCCATGCGGCCTCATACTGCCTGGAGGGGTGGCGGCCACCGTGCCAAGCCCCCCTCAGTACTACACCATCTACCCTCCGGAGAATGCGGCCTTTGTTGACGACCAGGACTACCCTTCCTTTGTGGATGCTGCAGATGGCAG GTCCAGCTCTGATGCTGAGCAGTTAGAAGAGACACCGCTGGGAGACGAGGACTCTGCCTGCTTCTCCCCTCCTCCGTACGAGGAGATATGCTCCCCTTCTCACTAG